The Montipora capricornis isolate CH-2021 chromosome 3, ASM3666992v2, whole genome shotgun sequence genome window below encodes:
- the LOC138040815 gene encoding uncharacterized protein, whose translation MNPELPTVLSMAPTGVAAIKINGTTINTALAIPKETGDNLSAMSDQKKTQMRMLLADLELIIIDEISMVANNTLLHIHQRLKEIVGTSNVHLFAGISILAIGDMYQLPPVFANYKNDVFNLCHPWHLFTMIELVDIMRQKDNQPFAELLNRFRTATQTEEDIKCIQSRSIDPSDVNYPSDALHIWAENNPVNRHYEMKLHQIHVPAQLFNLKATDQYPPIVSQQDINRILARVRPRSETGGVDANICIKESVRVMLTNNIDIADTLINGQIGTVVKIEVNQNNKRPTIIYVKFDDAKAGNNSIQNSTGSFVRQNRVVPIEPVLAKFKVHPNKPSSPEIQRMQFPLTLAYAVSIHIVQGLSLNSLVINFELVKKRSFNYGQVYVALSRATSVNGIHILGKINSKHVKADPRVHKEYERLREISKTMGTSEKYKDNAMLTICLLNIQSLKKHSLDIKYDAHLKNSDLIALTETQLVPHSNDTDIKSHLLPFTLYRQDHPTDRLLSLALCTRRSIETKEHE comes from the coding sequence ATGAATCCTGAATTACCTACAGTTCTTTCAATGGCACCTACTGGAGTTGCTGCTATTAAGATAAATGGGACAACAATAAACACTGCCTTGGCAATTCCCAAAGAAACAGGTGATAATTTATCTGCAAtgtctgaccaaaagaaaacacAGATGAGAATGTTACTAGCTGACCTCGAGTTGATCATAATAGATGAAATCTCTATGGTTGCTAACAATACTTTGCTTCATATCCACCAAAGACTAAAAGAAATTGTTGGCACATCAAATGTTCACCTGTTTGCAGGCATTAGCATTCTTGCTATTGGTGACATGTATCAACTTCCACCTGTTtttgcaaattacaaaaatgatGTGTTTAACTTGTGCCACCCATGGCACCTATTCACAATGATAGAGCTTGTTGATATCATGAGGCAGAAGGATAACCAGCCATTTGCTGAACTTCTGAATAGGTTCCGTACAGCAACTCAAACTGAAGAAGATATCAAGTGCATCCAATCTAGATCTATAGATCCTTCAGATGTTAATTACCCATCAGATGCTCTTCACATCTGGGCTGAAAATAATCCGGTCAATCGACACTACGAAATGAAATTGCACCAAATACATGTACCTGCACAGTTGTTTAACCTTAAAGCCACGGATCAGTACCCTCCTATTGTATCACAGCAAGATATTAACAGAATTTTAGCTAGAGTAAGACCCAGGTCTGAAACTGGTGGAGTTGATGCTAATATCTGTATAAAGGAATCTGTTAGAGTTATGTTAACCAACAACATTGATATTGCAGATACACTTATAAATGGTCAAATAGGAACTGTTGTTAAAATTGAAGtaaatcaaaataacaaaagacCCACCATTATCTATGTAAAATTTGATGATGCCAAAGCTGGCAACAATTCAATTCAAAACAGTACTGGCAGTTTTGTGCGACAAAACAGAGTTGTACCCATAGAACCTGTCCTAGCAAAATTTAAAGTACATCCAAATAAACCTTCTTCTCCAGAAATACAGAGAATGCAATTCCCTTTAACATTGGCTTACGCTGTTAGCATTCACATAGTACAGGGATTGTCACTTAACAGTCTCGTCATTAATTTTGAGTTGGTCAAAAAGAGATCATTCAATTATGGTCAGGTATATGTTGCACTGAGCCGAGCGACCTCTGTAAATGGTATTCACATTCTAGGAAAAATTAACAGCAAACATGTGAAAGCAGATCCTCGGGTACATAAAGAATATGAAAGACTGCGAGAAATCTCAAAAACCATGGGAACTAGTGAAAAATATAAGGACAATGCAATGCTCACTATATGTCTATTAAACATACAATCGCTCAAAAAACATAGTTTAGATATCAAGTATGATGCACACTTAAAAAACAGTGATCTAATTGCATTGACAGAAACACAACTTGTACCTCATAGCAATGATACTGACATAAAATCTCATCTACTACCATTTACTCTCTACAGGCAAGATCATCCTACTGACAGACTCTTGAGTTTGGCACTGTGTACCAGAAGATCAATAGAGACTAAGGAACATGAATAA